The uncultured Flavobacterium sp. genome contains a region encoding:
- a CDS encoding glutathione peroxidase yields MKKVVFIACTVVFFLSSHLQAQTSKAKASKTDKVMTKETIYQFKVQDLSGDPFDFASLKGKKIMIVNTASKCGLTPQYKDLEAVYKEYKDKGFVIVGFPANNFASQEPGTNKEIETFCQQNYGVTFPMMEKVSVKGDDMCEVYKFLTQKSKNGLQDSEVEWNFQKYLINEKGELVKVIKPKTLVTEPEVINWIKS; encoded by the coding sequence ATGAAAAAAGTAGTATTTATAGCTTGTACTGTGGTTTTTTTCCTGAGTTCTCATCTTCAGGCACAAACAAGTAAAGCTAAAGCATCTAAAACAGATAAAGTCATGACAAAAGAAACGATTTATCAATTTAAAGTACAAGATTTATCAGGAGATCCATTTGATTTTGCATCTTTGAAAGGAAAAAAAATTATGATCGTTAATACTGCTTCAAAATGCGGATTAACGCCTCAGTACAAAGACCTTGAAGCTGTATACAAAGAGTATAAAGACAAAGGCTTTGTAATTGTAGGTTTTCCGGCTAACAATTTTGCATCTCAGGAACCGGGAACAAATAAAGAAATTGAGACGTTTTGCCAACAAAATTATGGAGTGACTTTTCCAATGATGGAAAAAGTTTCTGTAAAAGGTGATGATATGTGTGAGGTTTATAAATTTCTTACTCAAAAATCTAAAAATGGTTTACAAGATTCTGAAGTAGAATGGAATTTTCAAAAATACTTAATCAACGAAAAAGGTGAATTAGTAAAAGTGATTAAACCAAAAACTTTAGTAACAGAACCAGAAGTAATTAACTGGATTAAAAGCTAA
- a CDS encoding thioredoxin family protein: MRFLYILFLFLSLQTVKSQNQFVPDDTPYKTALETAKLQNKPLFVMLYAEWCPHCNLMKKEVFSDPNVMNFLKENYVCAWKNIEKEEGIALKDKFNTKSLPTFLFIDPNTETLLYALKGEMKTPEFMTEAKYALNSRMQLPYLEKEFLADPSNSTTFFAYLNTLKKGKDRTDLSIPTHIYLNTQSDEQLVSETNWRVIANGVTDIKSREFQYVLKHQKEFAAVASQNRVDRKIENIVTELLRPYVDNLDTINYYKQREVAKSIKLQKTDSLVFKFDLTLAERTEKWQFYKKVTLENTQELVWNDASFLKEIGQTYLKHISDSESLKKSIFWVKHSLELNDSYDGNLLLARLYNKIKDKKLALQYAKDAKVICTEMTWSTKEVDTLLVELNK, from the coding sequence ATGCGTTTTCTCTATATACTCTTTCTTTTTTTGTCGTTGCAAACCGTAAAATCTCAAAATCAGTTTGTTCCAGACGATACACCTTATAAAACAGCCTTAGAAACTGCAAAATTGCAAAACAAACCACTTTTTGTAATGCTTTACGCAGAATGGTGTCCGCATTGTAATCTAATGAAGAAAGAAGTTTTTAGTGATCCAAATGTGATGAATTTCCTGAAAGAAAACTATGTTTGTGCTTGGAAAAACATTGAAAAAGAAGAAGGTATTGCACTTAAAGACAAATTCAATACCAAATCTTTACCTACTTTTTTATTTATTGATCCAAATACAGAAACGCTTTTGTATGCTTTGAAAGGTGAAATGAAAACACCGGAATTTATGACGGAAGCAAAATATGCATTAAACTCAAGAATGCAATTGCCTTATTTAGAGAAAGAGTTTCTTGCTGACCCGAGTAATTCGACTACGTTTTTTGCATATCTGAATACACTTAAAAAAGGAAAAGACAGAACTGATTTATCAATTCCGACACATATTTATCTTAATACACAATCTGACGAACAATTAGTTAGCGAAACAAATTGGCGTGTCATTGCAAATGGCGTTACGGATATAAAATCGAGAGAATTTCAGTATGTTTTAAAACATCAAAAGGAATTTGCAGCTGTGGCTTCGCAAAATCGTGTCGATCGAAAGATAGAAAATATCGTAACGGAATTACTTCGTCCTTATGTTGATAATTTAGACACTATAAACTATTATAAACAAAGAGAAGTTGCGAAATCTATCAAATTACAAAAAACGGATTCTCTGGTTTTTAAGTTTGATTTGACTTTGGCCGAAAGAACAGAAAAATGGCAATTTTATAAAAAAGTGACTCTTGAAAACACTCAGGAACTGGTTTGGAATGATGCGAGTTTTCTAAAAGAAATTGGACAAACTTACTTGAAACATATTTCAGATTCTGAAAGCTTAAAAAAATCTATTTTCTGGGTTAAACATTCTTTAGAATTAAATGATTCTTATGATGGAAACTTACTGTTGGCACGACTCTACAATAAAATAAAAGATAAAAAATTAGCTTTGCAATACGCCAAAGATGCCAAAGTAATTTGTACCGAAATGACCTGGAGCACTAAAGAAGTTGATACTTTATTAGTAGAACTCAATAAATAA
- a CDS encoding RNA polymerase sigma factor, with amino-acid sequence MSQEELLVLIYKKDERAFTHLYDMYSKSLFSVINVLIRNREEAEDVLQEVFVKIWKNIDSYNESKGRFYTWILNIARNTSIDKLRSKNFNNNQKNLSSDNFVNLLDDSNKLVNRIDTIGIQEFVKKLKPKCIEIIDLLFFKGYTQQEASEELALPLGTIKTQNRNCIKDLRNYLKI; translated from the coding sequence ATGAGTCAAGAAGAATTGTTAGTCTTAATTTACAAGAAAGACGAAAGAGCTTTTACCCATTTGTACGATATGTACTCTAAAAGTTTGTTTTCGGTAATTAATGTTCTTATAAGAAACCGAGAGGAAGCTGAAGATGTTTTGCAGGAAGTTTTTGTTAAAATCTGGAAAAACATAGATTCTTATAACGAAAGTAAGGGACGTTTTTATACCTGGATCCTTAATATTGCTAGGAATACTTCAATAGATAAGCTGAGATCTAAAAATTTTAATAACAATCAAAAAAACCTTTCATCGGATAATTTCGTAAATCTGTTAGATGACAGTAATAAACTCGTCAATAGAATTGATACAATTGGAATTCAGGAATTTGTAAAAAAATTGAAACCAAAATGTATTGAGATAATTGATTTATTATTTTTTAAAGGATATACCCAACAAGAAGCTTCGGAAGAATTAGCATTGCCATTGGGAACTATCAAAACGCAAAACAGAAACTGTATTAAGGATTTACGTAATTATTTGAAAATATAA
- a CDS encoding N-acetyltransferase family protein, with amino-acid sequence MSLTLRPATANDLEKILEIVNHSILHTTANYNYDVQTLDVQTKWFEDKKSKNLPIVVADLDGEVVGFGSYGQFREKIGYQYTVEHSVYVVDNVIGKGIGSKLLTELIRLAKEQGFHVMIGAIDADNRGSIAFHEKFGFVAIGTIREVGYKFDHWLDLVFMQLILT; translated from the coding sequence ATGAGCCTTACTCTTAGACCTGCAACTGCAAACGATTTAGAAAAAATTCTCGAAATTGTAAATCATTCTATTTTGCACACTACAGCAAATTATAATTATGATGTTCAAACTCTTGATGTTCAAACAAAATGGTTTGAAGACAAAAAATCTAAAAACTTACCTATTGTTGTGGCCGATTTAGATGGCGAAGTCGTAGGTTTTGGAAGTTATGGACAGTTCCGTGAAAAAATTGGCTATCAATACACCGTTGAACATTCTGTATATGTGGTTGATAATGTAATAGGAAAAGGTATTGGTTCTAAATTGTTAACAGAGTTGATTCGATTGGCAAAAGAACAAGGTTTTCACGTTATGATTGGCGCTATTGATGCTGATAATAGAGGAAGTATTGCATTTCATGAAAAATTTGGATTTGTTGCAATCGGAACAATTCGTGAAGTAGGATATAAATTTGATCACTGGCTTGATTTAGTTTTCATGCAATTGATATTAACGTAA